One segment of Streptomyces sp. XD-27 DNA contains the following:
- a CDS encoding thioesterase II family protein, which translates to MTSPLEERWIRHYRDDDTCGTKLVCFPHAGGWASAYRTWPLGLPPDIGVLAVRYPGREDRYADPFPPGLEDLADDIADALTELTRHQLVLFGHSMGATVAHEVALRLQQRGCPPAALCVSGRRPPHALDGSRTYFDTDEKIITEILRFDQSRAPVFADPDLRELVLPAVRADYRMVDAYRGGPRPPLDCPVYGYTGDNDPEATPKQMRGWADLTHTAFRLRVLPGGHFYLVAEEAALLADLTDVLARTKRRTEAAS; encoded by the coding sequence ATGACGAGTCCGCTGGAAGAACGGTGGATACGCCACTACCGCGACGACGACACCTGCGGGACGAAACTCGTCTGCTTCCCCCACGCCGGCGGCTGGGCGAGCGCCTATCGCACCTGGCCCCTGGGCCTGCCCCCGGACATCGGCGTGCTCGCCGTCCGCTACCCGGGCCGAGAAGACCGGTACGCCGACCCGTTCCCGCCGGGGCTCGAGGACCTCGCGGACGACATAGCCGACGCGCTCACCGAGTTGACGCGACACCAGTTGGTGCTGTTCGGCCACAGCATGGGCGCCACGGTGGCGCACGAGGTGGCGCTGCGCCTCCAACAGCGGGGGTGCCCGCCAGCCGCCCTGTGCGTGTCCGGCAGACGACCGCCGCACGCGCTGGACGGATCGCGGACATACTTCGACACGGACGAGAAGATCATCACGGAGATCCTGCGCTTCGACCAGAGCCGCGCCCCGGTCTTCGCGGACCCCGACCTGCGAGAACTCGTACTCCCCGCGGTTCGCGCGGACTACCGGATGGTGGACGCCTACCGCGGTGGCCCCCGCCCTCCGCTCGACTGCCCCGTATACGGCTACACCGGTGACAACGACCCCGAAGCGACCCCGAAGCAGATGCGCGGCTGGGCGGACCTGACGCACACCGCCTTCCGGCTCCGCGTGCTGCCCGGCGGCCACTTCTACCTCGTAGCCGAGGAAGCCGCGCTCCTGGCGGACTTGACCGACGTACTGGCCCGCACCAAGCGCCGTACAGAGGCCGCCTCCTGA